The following are encoded in a window of Pygocentrus nattereri isolate fPygNat1 chromosome 5, fPygNat1.pri, whole genome shotgun sequence genomic DNA:
- the dcaf5 gene encoding DDB1- and CUL4-associated factor 5, translating into MMRPVRGCGMRCSVGFLQRRSLVGCELLKTEFQRRRLDGCCNLYRTDILGHYGCVNAIEFSNNGGQWLVSGGDDRRVLLWHMEKAIHSRAKPVKLKGEHLSNIFCLAFDSTNTRVFSGGNDEQVILHDVERGETLNVFLHDDAVYGLSVSPVNDNVFASSSDDGRVLIWDTREPPHGEPFCLANYPSAFHSVMFNPVEPRLLATANSKEGVGLWDIRKPRSSLLRYGGSLSLQSAMSVRFNSAGTQLLALRRRLPPVLYELHSRLPSFQFDNQGYFNSCTMKSCCFAGDRDQYILSGSDDFNLYMWKIPKDPEAGGPGRVVNGAFMVLKGHRSIVNQVRFNPHTYMICSSGVEKVIKVWSPYQQPDSVGDLEGRVEDKSRSLYTHEEYISLVLNSGSGLSHDYVSQSMQEDPRMMAFFDSLVRREIEGWSSDSDSDLSEGAILQLHARGRRSTRSGRDGGAATPGPQANTVIGRHSDSDHSSSSSSSLAGPDVSGSEQLDPDGRGSQRRRGAGPRASAFLLDLVNEDSDSSGFWLDPMPRPRSPSPRSPSPRERVSSLSSHASSAGHASTSSSSPSSSSSSSSSSSEGDEAELRRSSMRQRNAARRRRHSHFSAQDPAQDPAHSLQSATDYSSYPKISIHDHTSSSSSSGDEGRPVRSRGKEERRGLTSSPTPSPSRVRVRGLSVPPGSDPQHVKRVESRMGWRAELEEAGKSSDDGNEARGAKAALDVVQSGSGAKGSADAHDENPTDSTLPRCSREGAEPEPAASRSQKRTRLGAREEEEKEEEPPSEKKFKT; encoded by the exons GTGGAGATGACCGGCGGGTGCTGCTGTGGCACATGGAGAAGGCCATCCACTCCCGAGCCAAACCGGTCAAACTGAAGGGGGAGCACCTGTCCAACATCTTCTGCCTGGCGTTCGACAGCACGAACACGCGGGTTTTCTCTGGAG GTAACGACGAGCAGGTGATCTTACACGATGTTGAGCGCGGCGAGACACTGAACGTGTTTCTCCACGACGACGCCGTTTACGGTCTGTCTGTCAGCCCTGTTAACGACAATGTGTTCGCCAGCTCCTCCGACGACGGCAGAGTTCTGATCTGGGATACACGAGAGCCGCCGCACGGAG AACCGTTCTGCCTGGCCAATTATCCGTCCGCGTTCCACAGCGTCATGTTTAACCCTGTAGAGCCACGTCTGCTGGCCACCGCCAACTCTAAAGAGGGGGTTGGGCTGTGGGACATCCGAAAACCACGCAG ttcTCTGTTGCGATACGGGGGCAGTTTGTCCCTGCAGAGTGCGATGAGTGTGAGGTTTAACAGTGCAGGGACGCAGCTGCTCGCCCTGCGCCGCCGTCTGCCCCCCGTCCTGTACGAGCTCCACTCTCGCCTGCCCAGCTTCCAGTTCGACAACCAGGGCTACTTCAACTCCTGCACCATGAAGAGCTGCTGCTTCGCCGGGGACCGAGACCAG tacaTTCTGTCTGGCTCGGACGACTTTAACCTCTACATGTGGAAAATCCCCAAAGACCCCGAAGCAG GTGGTCCAGGTCGTGTGGTGAACGGGGCCTTCATGGTGTTGAAGGGTCATCGCTCCATCGTCAACCAGGTCCGCTTTAACCCGCACACCTACATGATCTGCTCCTCCGGAGTCGAGAAGGTCATCAAG gtgtggAGTCCGTACCAGCAGCCGGACAGCGTCGGTGACTTGGAAGGTCGTGTTGAGGATAAATCCCGTTCTCTCTACACGCACGAGGAGTACATCAGCCTGGTGTTAAACAGCGGCAGCGGCCTTTCGCACGACTACGTCAGCCAGTCCATGCAGGAGGACCCGCGGATGATGGCCTTTTTCGACTCGCTCGTCCGCCGCGAGATCGAAGGCTGGAGCTCTGACTCGGACAGCGACCTGAGCGAAGGCGCTATACTGCAGTTGCACGCCAGGGGGCGCCGCTCCACTCGCTCCGGCAGAGACGGCGGCGCCGCCACACCCGGACCGCAGGCTAACACAGTTATCGGTCGCCACAGTGATTCCGACCACTCGTCCTCGTCCTCGTCCTCTCTGGCCGGACCTGACGTTTCTGGTAGCGAACAACTGGACCCGGATGGGCGGGGTTCACAGAGGCGGAGAGGGGCGGGTCCACGTGCGTCTGCGTTCTTATTGGACCTCGTTAACGAGGATTCCGACTCCAGCGGATTCTGGCTGGACCCTATGCCCCGCCCACGTTCACCCAGCCCACGTTCACCCAGCCCACGCGAAAGAGTCTCCAGCCTGTCTAGCCATGCCTCTTCTGCAGGCCACGCCTCCACTTCCAGCTCCTCCCCCAGCTCCTCCTCGTCTAGCTCGTCTTCCAGTAGCGAGGGGGATGAGGCGGAGCTGCGGCGTAGCAGCATGCGCCAGCGTAACGCAGCCAGAAGGAGGCGCCACTCACATTTCTCCGCCCAAGACCCCGCCCAAGACCCCGCCCACTCTCTGCAGAGCGCCACAGATTACAGCAGCTACCCTAAAATCTCCATCCACGATCACACGTCGTCATCGTCCTCCTCAGGAGACGAGGGACGGCCAGTCAGGAGCCGAGGCAAGGAAGAGAGGCGTGGCCTGACGTCTAGCCCCACCCCTTCTCCATCTCGAGTTAGGGTACGAGGCCTTTCAGTCCCTCCAGGCAGTGACCCCCAGCATGTGAAGAGGGTGGAGTCAAGGATGGGCTGGAGGGCGGAGCTAGAGGAGGCGGGAAAAAGTAGTGATGATGGAAACGAAGCACGCGGCGCTAAGGCAGCACTGGACGTAGTGCAAAGCGGCTCAGGCGCTAAAGGCAGCGCTGACGCTCACGATGAGAACCCTACAGACTCAACTCTCCCAAGATGCTCCAGGGAAGGGGCGGAGCCAGAGCCAGCGGCATCCAGGAGCCAGAAACGGACACGTTTGGGGgccagagaggaggaggagaaagaggaggagccTCCATCAGAGAAGAAGTTCAagacatga